In Primulina huaijiensis isolate GDHJ02 chromosome 16, ASM1229523v2, whole genome shotgun sequence, a single genomic region encodes these proteins:
- the LOC140961166 gene encoding oligopeptide transporter 4-like — MGTMEIEAPLTNPSKFFEKNDEAEVEEDELSPIEQVRLTVPTTDDPKLPVWTFRMWVLGIFSCVFLSFLNQFFSYRKEPLIISQITVIVASLPIGRFMATALPTKIWVVSVPVFGPKEFTLNPGPFNIKEHVLISIFANAGSAFGNGPAYAVMIVDIIIAFYRRKISFLAGWLLVITTQVLGYGWAGLLRKYVVEPAHMWWPSTLVQISLFKTLHEKEQEDDGEGIDSGGKKRQMSRPKFFLIALACSFCWYIFPGYLFRTLSSISWICWAFPKSVTAHQIGSGLNGLGVGALTLDWATVASFLFSPLISPFFAIANVFVGYFVIMYIVIPISYWGLNVYNAKNFPIYSADLFTADGQEYDIASIVNSKFELDIEQYQKQGRINLSTFFSLTYGFGFATIAATVSHVALFYGREIVQRYKASTKAKMDIHSKLMKRYQDIPSWWFYILLGVTMSVALALCIFLNDEVQMPYWGLFLAAAIAFSFTLPISIITATTNQTPGLNIITEYIMGVIYPGRPIANVTFKVYGYMSMTQAIAFLSDFKLGHYMKIPPRSMFLVQFLGTMIAGTVNMGVAWWLLYTVDNICNQDQFSDSPWTCPSDQVFFDASVIWGLVSPKRIFGRYGNYPALNWFFLAGLIGPVVVWGFHKAFPTQSWIPLINLPVLLGATASMPPATALNYNSWILVGTIFNFFVFRYRKNWWQRYNYILSAALDAGVAFMTVLLYFTLGIENKKIQWWGTYHSEHCDLATCPTAKGIVVEQCPVF; from the exons ATGGGAACGATGGAAATCGAAGCTCCCCTCACAAACCCATCAAAATTCTTCGAGAAAAACGACGAAGCAGAAGTCGAAGAAGACGAACTTTCACCCATCGAACAAGTCCGGCTGACGGTGCCGACCACCGACGACCCCAAACTCCCCGTATGGACTTTCCGAATGTGGGTTCTGGGGATTTTCTCCTGCGTCTTCCTGTCTTTCCTCAACCAGTTCTTCTCTTACAGGAAAGAGCCTCTGATCATCAGTCAGATAACCGTGATCGTGGCATCTCTGCCCATCGGACGGTTCATGGCCACCGCCTTGCCCACAAAGATATGGGTGGTCTCGGTCCCTGTGTTCGGGCCGAAGGAGTTCACCCTCAACCCGGGCCCGTTTAACATCAAGGAGCATGTGCTGATATCCATTTTCGCTAATGCCGGGAGTGCTTTCGGGAATGGGCCGGCGTATGCTGTCATGATTGTGGATATCATAATCGCTTTTTATCGAAGGAAGATATCTTTTCTGGCTGGATGGCTGCTCGTTATCACCACTCAG GTTCTTGGCTATGGATGGGCGGGGCTCCTTAGGAAGTACGTGGTTGAGCCGGCACACATGTGGTGGCCCAGCACTCTTGTCCAGATTTCCCTATTCAA GACATTGCATGAAAAAGAACAGGAAGATGACGGTGAAGGCATTGACAGTGGTGGCAAGAAGCGTCAAATGTCGCGGCCAAAATTCTTTTTGATTGCTCTAGCTTGTAGCTTTTGCTGGTATATATTCCCAGGCTATCTCTTCCGCACCTTGTCAAGCATTTCATGGATATGCTGGGCGTTTCCCAAATCTGTTACTGCTCATCAGATAGGATCTGGTCTGAATGGCTTGGGAGTTGGAGCCCTCACTCTTGACTGGGCAACTGTAGCTTCTTTCTTGTTCAGCCCTCTAATCTCCCCGTTCTTTGCTATTGCCAATGTTTTTGTCGGATACTTTGTCATAATGTACATTGTAATTCCCATATCCTATTGGGGGTTGAACGTCTACAATGCCAAAAATTTCCCTATCTATTCCGCCGACCTGTTTACTGCAGATGGTCAGGAGTATGACATAGCAAGCATTGTTAACAGTAAATTTGAGCTTGACATTGAGCAGTATCAGAAGCAAGGGAGAATTAACTTGAGCACTTTCTTTTCTCTAACCTATGGATTTGGATTCGCCACCATCGCTGCTACAGTTTCGCATGTTGCATTGTTCTACGGAAG AGAGATTGTTCAGCGTTATAAGGCATCTACTAAGGCAAAGATGGATATTCACTCTAAACTAATGAAAAGGTACCAAGACATACCTTCCTGGTGGTTTTATATTCTTCTTGGGGTGACAATGTCGGTTGCTCTTGCCCTCTGCATCTTCCTGAACGACGAGGTTCAGATGCCTTACTGGGGTCTTTTTCTTGCTGCTGCCATAGCTTTCTCATTTACTCTTCCTATTAGTATTATTACTGCAACAACAAATCAG ACTCCAGGGCTGAACATAATCACGGAATACATTATGGGAGTCATATATCCTGGTAGGCCTATAGCAAATGTCACCTTTAAGGTTTATGGCTACATGAGCATGACTCAAGCCATAGCTTTTCTAAGCGATTTCAAGCTTGGCCATTACATGAAGATTCCTCCCAGATCAATGTTCCTGGTTCAG TTCCTGGGAACAATGATAGCAGGCACTGTAAATATGGGAGTTGCTTGGTGGCTTCTATACACCGTAGATAACATATGCAACCAAGACCAGTTTTCAGACAGTCCTTGGACTTGCCCGAGTGATCAAGTCTTCTTCGATGCATCAGTCATCTGGGGACTTGTGAGTCCTAAACGAATCTTTGGACGTTATGGAAACTATCCAGCACTCAACTGGTTCTTTCTCGCTGGCTTAATAGGCCCGGTTGTTGTTTGGGGATTCCACAAGGCATTCCCAACACAATCGTGGATTCCACTCATCAATCTTCCTGTACTACTCGGAGCAACAGCTAGTATGCCACCTGCGACCGCTCTAAACTACAATTCTTGGATACTAGTAGGGACGATTTTCAACTTCTTTGTGTTCAGATACCGTAAAAACTGGTGGCAAAGGTACAACTATATCCTTTCGGCTGCTTTAGATGCTGGTGTTGCTTTCATGACTGTTCTTCTTTACTTCACTCTGGGGATTGAGAACAAAAAGATACAATGGTGGGGCACTTATCACTCTGAACATTGCGATCTCGCGACATGCCCCACGGCTAAAGGGATCGTAGTGGAACAATGTCCCGTGTTTTAA
- the LOC140960952 gene encoding uncharacterized protein: MIAASDDRAISICSHCDREIPSSNIDIHFAHCSRNLEKCEVCTDMIPKICFEEHFLSTHAPVACSLCSETMDRDILDVHRGENCPQRIVTCEYCEFPLPAIDLLEHQEVCGNRTELCHLCHKYIHLRERNGHESRCSGGVDNIADSSRNVRPPERDQGAPRRQPREFSSRRLVYTIAVTGIAVLLGSFFFQRKPNHNQVQLSCRNMLSRSDSYKVD, from the exons ATGATCGCAGCTTCTGATGATCGCGCCATTAGCATCTGCAGCCACTG TGACAGGGAAATTCCGTCCTCCAATATCGATATACATTTTGCTCACTGCTCCCGAAATCTAGAAAAATGTGAAGTATGCACAGACATGATTCCAAAGATATGTTTTGAGGAACATTTTCTCAGCACTCATGCTCCG GTAGCTTGTTCCCTGTGTAGCGAAACAATGGACCGTGATATTTTAGATGTTCACAGAGGAGAAAATTGTCCGCAAAGAATCGTAACATGTGAATACTGCGAGTTTCCACTGCCTGCAATTGATTTGTTAGAACATCAG GAAGTATGTGGCAACCGGACAGAACTATGTCATTTGTGCCACAAATATATTCATCTGCGTGAAAGGAATGGTCATGAAAGCAGATGTAGTGGTGGTGTTGACAACATTGCTGATTCTTCAAG GAATGTGAGACCACCCGAACGAGACCAAGGTGCCCCAAGAAGGCAACCACGAGAATTTTCATCAAGACGCCTCGTGTATACTATTGCAGTTACAGGGATTGCAGTTCTATTAGGTTCATTCTTTTTCCAGAGGAAACCAAATCACAATCAAGTGCAATTATCTTGCCGGAATATGCTATCCAG GTCCGATTCATATAAAGTAGATTGA